The DNA region ACGATGTTCGGGCAGAGCGCAGAAAGTTACATACTATAAGAAAGAAGATGAGCGATGAACTGAACAGCACCTACTACCGTCTGTATATTCGTAAGAAGTTCTTCATTGACCCGTATCTAAAGTACCTTAAAAAATGGGTGAGTTCGGAGGGTAAGGTTAACGGAGAACTGAAGATGTTGTATGAGATGGTTAACCAGTTGGGCCGGTTGATAGAATCGCTTCACGAAAACAAATCTAAGAAGGATGCGGAGAAAGTGGCACGCATAATGCATTTCATAGAACTTAACGAACGACATTTCTTGATAATCGATAACGAGGGTCAACCGGAGATCAGTAGCCAGTTCCTTAAATCCCTTAGAAACCTTCTCATTCGTGTTCGTTCTGACTGACATCAAAACGCAGGTTATCGGGAGGTGGCCGGATGACTGAACTTCTCTATCAAGGCGATGCCTATCTAACCAGTGCGGATGCAAAGGTAACGGATGTTATAGTGGATGAGGATGGACGGTTCGGTCTGGTTTTTGACCGCACAGTTTTCTATCCCGAAAGCGGTGGCGTAGCCTGTGATACGGGTCGGGTCAAGACGGATGTTTCCGAATGGATAGATGTAACCGAGGTGACTAAATCGCAAGGGGAAGTGATCCATTGGACGGACCGACGGATCGAACCAGGCACTAAAGTACGTATGGAGATAGATTGGGACAGAAGGTACACACTTATGAGATATCATACTGCAGCACATGTCATAGCAGGCCTTTTCTACACCCGTACCGGTGCGCTGATAACAGGCAACCGTATCACCGTTGAAAAGGCGCGGTTCGATTTCAGTTTGAAAGAGTTTGACAGGTCACTGATCGAGTCGATTATCGATGAAGCGAATTCTTATTTCGGCAAGGATATCCCTGTGACTGTGAGATATCTCCCACGGGATGAGGCGTTGAAGATTCCCAGTATGGTTAAATTAGCCAATGCCTTTCCCCCTTCTATCAAGGTCCTGCGTATTGTACGAATCGGAACCAAGGACCACGTGATAGACGAACAGGCGGACGGCGGTCCCCATGTCTCAAACCTTCGCGAGGTTCCTAAGGTTCGCATACTGAAAATGGAGAACAAAGGGAAAGGAAACAGACGTGTATATTTCTCTTTTTGAACTTTCATCCGAGGTTGCCTGTTATGTCAGCGTTAGGTAAAACAATATTCTTCGGATTATCCGCGATCGGGATTATCGTAGGTTATGCATTCTATCATGATCAACTTGCCGTTTCTAACCCTTTCTTATGGTTGTTTATACCTGATTGTCCGTTGTACGTTCTGTTGGCACTGTTAGTGGTTATGTTTAAGATTAAATCTTCGTGGTTCAGGTTGATTGTAAGCGCAGGTTTGATAAAATACGGTTTGTGGACCGAACTGGTATTCCTTATTTACCACGACTATTATTTTGCACCGTTTATCATCGAGAGTACCATCCTTTTGGGAATAGGGCACGTGGTTATGATTCTTGAATCGTTATTGTTTTTACCTGAGCACTTGAAACCCGTAAACCTTGCAGTATCCTTATCATGGTTTTTAGCAAACGATTTTTCTGATTACGTGCTCGGTACGGTACCAAGAATACCTACTGATCATATATGTTTGGTGGGGGTTTTGACTGTTCTTTTAACTTTTGTTTCTGTGGGTTCGGTCTACTTTGCAACCAGATACAATATGTCAAAAAACAGTGTTGTTGCACGGTTACGGGATTTTTTCATCGGGTAACTTCTTTCAACCGTTTCTTCCATTTGGTTATCATTTTACCTGTTTGCCATTCTTTTAACAATGTGTTAGCCATCTGCGAGATGTTCGGCTCGCCTCCTTTGAGCAGCATCCCGCGCCGTAACGTGATACGTTCAAGGATGTTTTCCGGTTCATCCGTCGGTTTCACATCCACATCATAAACGAGTTTAAAGAACCGCGGGCCGTACTGTTGAGAGGTTAACAGGTTCTCTATAAGTTCTATTGCGAGAGGTACCGGGTCGTCCAACCGATCAACATCGAATGCGGAATGTAAAGTCAGTTTGTCAATGCGTTCGCCCTTCGGAAACACGCCCGGCGAATCGATGAGAAGTATGTTTTCATCCAACCTGATGTACTGTTTACCCCGTGTCGTACCGGGTCGTGAACTTACGGTCGTCTTACGTTTCCCGGATAACATGTTAATGAGGGAGGATTTGCCGACGTCCGGATACCCGATGACGCCTATCTTGACCTTTTCTTTTTTCTGCAGGTTTTTGTCCTTCTCTATGATTTCGTAGATCTTTGTCATCAAAGATTTTCTTCCGCGTCTCTCTCTACAGCTTACGACTGCGTAGGGGATCCTCTTTCTTTCCAGTTCCTCGGTAAAATCTGCTATATCCTTACGGTCTGCCAGGTCTATCTTGTTGATGACGATGAGTAACGGTTTTCTCTTTATCATACGTTCGAAGTGTAGGTTTCGAGTCTCCTTAGGAAATCGCGCATCAACAATCTCTATAAGCAGATCCGCTTCCCGTAGCACCGTCTTCAGATGTCTTATGATTCTATCGTAGGTTAACCTTTTCATCGATATCACTTCCTCCTTTGAGAAGGTGTTTCTACTTCAGTTTTTCGAACACTTCGACACTGTATCTATTCTCGCGTGCCAATTTAGCCAACCGTTTCAGTATATTGAAAAGTTTATCCGGACCGAGTGTTGACCATTTTACTACATGCGCGGACAGTATTCCCAAGAATTCGATCTCGTTCATGTTCTCGGAACTGATCAACGGTTCAACGATCTGTTCATCGATAAATTTCGCGATCCGTACAATGTCATCGGTAGAATACCCTTTGGTTTTAAGCGTGTCAACGACGTCGTTAAGCATCGCCTCTTTAACCATCCTGACCATTCGTTCATGATGTCGTAATTCTGCATTCATCACTATGCTGTTACACAACCTTTTTATGTCGTCCTCGGAATCGGCTTCAAGGATCTGTTTTAAATGTGTTTTCACGATCTTGAAATATTCGTTAGGTGAATCGACATACTCCTTCAAAGGGTCGAGAAGGATTTTCTGGATAATGTTGAACGTCTTCTCGGGTGACCCGTATACCTTCACAACGGGTGCTGATCTGTTTTCCTCCAAGTAATGGTGAACGAACAGATAGGTATTCCCGTAGTAGGCCTGCTCCTTCACCTCCGGCTCAGGAGGTAGAAGTTCTTCTGATTCCAGTACTTGATGGGCAACCAGTTTCTGTTTTTGGTATCTGTGTTCAACTTTTGCAATATTGCCTTTCACAGTAAGCACGGTTTCGAACCCTGCTTTGTTCAGTTCCTTTACAAGTTCTTTGAGACGGTCGATCTCTTTATCCCTTGCTTCCAACGTCGGATATTTGACCTTTGCTACAGCGGTTTTACCTTCAACAAGTTTTTTGAGTTCATCTAACCCGTACTTAAGCGAACCCGAATACCTGTTTATTACGTCCATTGCCTTGTTTGTTTTGTCGTTCGACGACTTCCCTTGAGTTGACATAGTTTAAGCTCTTCTCCAGATGTTTTATTAAACTTTTCCTTTCATACGTTTGTCGGTTCGGTTGTGAATAGATTTGGTTAACTCGTGGTTCGGTTGCACACTGGACTATTTGGTCATGTGTTTAACGGTTTCATGCGAATAATGATAGTGGTGGAATATGAGATGGGTGATCGAGCGGACAGGATATTCTGTAAGCATGGCAACGATCAGTCTACCTTCGTGTTTTATCCCGTGGTCTTTCAGTATAGGTATGAATGTTACTGCCACGAGTAATCTTAACAATCCGGAGAATGCGATCACGCCCGCAACACCGGTTAATCCCAGGAACGGTACTGTTTCGAACTTGTCTATCAGAAGCAGACCCAAATTCGTTCCGATGAAACGTGTGATACCGAACAGAAAGTTGTAGATTGCAACGTACTCGGCGCGGGACTTCTTATTCGAATGGGACATGATGTACGAGAACCCGCCTACATCGTGAGCAGACCATCCAAACCCGCTTAACACCGAAGCCAGTAACAACCATTCGAACCTGGGCAAAAGAACGTATATGAAGACGTGTGAAGCGACTATGATACCGCCGGCTAAAGTGACCGTTTTACTTGAATATTTATCTATCATGTTGCCCCAGTATTTGCTTGAGAAATACCTTGACAGAGCGCTTGTCAGAATCAAAGCACCGTACTGAAGATAGGTTAACTTCAGTATCTTTAATTCGTAGATTATGAAGAAAGGACTGGCTATGGTTACTACAAGGAACAGTAGGGATGCATAGATGAGGAAAAGACGGACGCGGTATTTGTGTTTTGTCTGTGTTAGTGTACTATTCTTCATTCGTGTACTGTTTCTTTTGTTTGATTGTACTCTCTTCGGTTCTGATGTTTTAATATTCGTAAATCCCTCCGGTACCGGGTTTTCGGGTATCTTCATAAGGTAGACCAGTGACATCAACCTGCCCAAAGCGGCAAGACTGAAGAGCACGGCAAATCCGACGAGCACGTTCGTTTGGTCGAACAAGGTTAAAAAGTATCCTGCACCCACGCTGATTACCGCAGACACAGTACTGACGACCGCGTCACGTTTACCCACTATCTCCCCGAGTGTTGACCTATTAAGGTAGTCCCCGAACCATGATGCCCATAACGGTGCGACTATCCCTTTGATGGAAGTATAGACGATAACATAGATCATAAGTAACGTGAGAGCGTTTTGTGTAGGCATCGCAGTCAATAACACTATACCCATCCATACCAGAAGGGATAACGCTACACCCCCTACCACTACCAGTTTCCGTTTATGAAACAGTTTTGACGATAGAAGTTGAAGGACGGATGATATAAGTGCAGGGATGGCAGAGAATTCTCCTATGAACCTGTCGTCCGCACCCAGAGCCAGTGCGTACGCGCCCAGGTAGGAATCACCGGCCGCTGTAGTAACGGCGGTACCTACGCCTTCTTTAACAAAAAGGTCTGTTTTATCGTTACGGTTATCGATATTCCGTTTTGTTCTGTGACGTTTTCTGTGTTCCGTTCTCCCGGCCATTTCGATGCACCTTTCTATCTTTCTACTGGGTCTATTTCGAGATATAATCTGTTCCCTGTGAAACAAAATGTCTAGATATCTCTAAACCTGCTTAATGATTTAAAAAGAATTAGGATCCGAGCGACGATCAAACCGACCGGTTTCTACCGGGTAATCGGCTTTAGTAACGGCCGGCTGAACGCCTCGGTTGCCCTTGGCGCTTACACCGCCGTCCTATCAAAGCCGTCTGCTACGGCCGCCTACACCGCCTAGTCTTGAGGGAGGCTTCGAGCTTAGATGCTTTCAGCTCTTATCCTCTGGGGCGTAGCTGCCCGGCTATGCGTTGGCACAACCGGTACACCAGAGGCCCCGGCCCCCTGTTCCTCTCGTACTGAGGGGACCTTCCTCTCAGGCGGTAGCGCTCCCAGTAGATACTACCGTACTGTCTCGCAACGTACTGAACCCAGCTCACGTAGGACTTTGATGGATGAACAACCCAACCCTTGGAGGCTGCTGCACCTCCAGGATGACCTGAGCCGACAGCGATGTACCAAACCGCGAGGTCGATGGGTACTCTCGCCCGCGACAAGTCGGTTACCCCCGGGGTAGCTTGTCTGACAGATGGGACCCTCATCAATAGGGTACCCATGTTCGCTAAGCCCGGCTTTCGCCTCTGCGTCCGATTTTGTTAGGGACGCAGTCAGGCCGGCATTTGTCTTTGACCCTCTACGGAGGATTTCTGACCCTCCTGAGCCGACCTTTGGGCACCCTTGTTTCCTTATCGAGGGTGTACCGCCCCAGCCAAACTACCCACCTGCCGCTGTCCCCTTTCGGGTGAGTGATACAGAAACCGTTGAGTGGTGTTCCATTGGCGCCTAGCTGCCAGCCGGGACTGACAGCATAACAGCTCCCACTTACGCTCTGCAACGGTTCCCATATCACAACGACAGGCTGTAGTAAAGCTCCACGGGGTCTTCGTTTCCCACTGGGAGTCCTCGGCATATTCACCGAGTAGTGAGTTCACCAGGTCCGACCCAGGGACAGTGGGGGAGTCGTTACGCCGTTCATGCAAGCCGCCAATTAAGCGGCGAGGTATTACGCTACCTTAAGAGGGTCAGAGTTACCCCCGCTCTTCACCGGCGCTTCGCCCGGTTGGAACCGGGTTTCACGTACCGGCAGTGAGCAGGCGTCGGCCACCGTACTAGGCCTTACGGCTTTGCGGTGACCTGTGTTTTTGGTAAACAGTCGCTCCCCCCTTGTCACTGCGACCTGCAGTCGCCTTGCGACAACCGCAGGCACCCCTTATACCGAAGGTACGGGGCTAATTTGCCGAATTCCCTTGGGTCGGTTATCCTGATACGCCTGGGCCTCTTCAGCCAGCAGCACCTGTACTGGTTCTAGGTACGGTCGTCCGGAATCGGACAGGTTCCCTTTTCACGGATCCCAGGCCTCAGCCGATTTTTCCCAGGTTTATACTGCTTCTCCTCGTTACAAGTCTCCGCAGTATTATCCTGGTTAAACGGGGTCTCCCCCGCTCGGCCTAGCCCGAGATGTCAGGAACCTGTCTTGCGTTGCCGCATCTATCCGGACGGGGCCGGAATATTAACCGGCTTCCCTTTCGTGCGGAGGTGATTAGCCCCGCACTTAGGACCGCCTTACTCTTGGCTGACGAACATGGCCAAGAAACCCGGGTGCTATCCGGCGCCCAGGATTCCCACCTGGGTACGCTGTTACTAACACCAGGATATTCATACCAGCCCGGTCCACACGACCTCACGGCCGTGCTTCTGCCCGGACCGGTCGCCCCCCTACCGGATCACCTCTCACAGAGAGGTGCCCTGAGGTCTCGGTACCCGGCTTAAGCCCCGGGCATTTTCGGAGTCTGCCCTCTCGGCTGGTCCGCTGTTACGCGTTGTTTAAAGGATGGCTGCTTCTAAGCCTACCTTCCAGCTGTCTAAGAGAGGGGACTCCTTTCGGATTAACACTTAGCCGGGATTTAGGGACCTTAACCTCAGTCCTGGTCGTTCCCATAATGGCCAGCCGGCTTACCCGACTTGAGCCCGACTCCTGCCTTCTACGGTGAGCACGCATTCGGAGTTTGACAGGAGGGCGAGGGATTTCTCCCCCGTGACCTCCAATCAGTGCTCTACCGCGTGCTCCACCTCCAGCAGGGCTGTGCTGAGACACATTTCGGGGGGAACCCGCTATCGCCGCGCTCGACTGGACTTTCACCCCTAGACGCGGGTCACCCGAGGGGAATAGACCACCACCGGTTGACGGCTTCCATCGGCCGGTAGGCCGACTTCACCGTGCCCGCGCCTAGATCGCAGCGGCTTCGGGTCTGACGACAGTGACTAATCCCCCTTATCGGAGGACGCCCCTGACCCACAAGGGGCTGCGGGCTGTTGCTTTCGCTCCGGCTTTCGCCTCGCCACTGCCGTCAACTCCCTGGCCCTTGCTTCGAGAAGGACGATGCGACGCCGGTAACCGGTTCTCGCTCCCGGCCTCTCGGCCGGTCGCTTCGAACCGGCTATCCTTTCACGCCGCATCAAACTGTCACCGCCCAGTTTCAGGTTCTTTTAACACCCCTTTCGGGGTCCTTTTCAGCTTTCGCTCACGCTACTGGTTCGCTATCGGTCTGGGGTTATGTTTAGGGTTGGGAGTTGATTCTCCCATATTCCGACGCACGATCCAGTGCGCCGTACTCTTCCGCCACCCTTCCTGACAGACTTCGCCTACGGGGCTATCACCCTCTATGGCACAGCTTTCCAGCTGTTTCGGCTCGTCTGTCAGGATAGGTAACGGTGGCCCCACATCCCGACTCACGTTACCGTGAGCGGTTCAAGACGCCCTGTCCGGGGTTCAGTCGCCCTTACTACCCGGATCGCTATTGCTTTCTCTTCCTGCCGGTACTAGGATGTTTCGATTCCCGGCGTAACGCGGGGATCCCAGGATCAAAGGATGCATGCTCCTACCCTGGGCTTATCGCAGCTTGCCACGCCCGCGTCTACCCCAGCCGAGCCATCCACTGGGCGGTTTGGTTACCCAGATGGAAACCGATCAGTTTGATCGCCGCTCTTCATCCTCATGATAACAACGCTCCCCGCAGATGCGAGGAAACGCAATCATCGGTTAAGTCGTACCCGAGCCCTCAACGGGCCGAGCGGTATATATAGTAAGCGATTTCTTTTTAAACCTTTCGTCATCACCTCTGCGCTCTGCGATTGTGAATAAATCCCGAAATTTTTCTTAAAAACAGGATTTTAGTTGTGTTAATATGTTAATATTTGTATTTTATCTTTTGTTATGTGAGGTATAATACATAACAAAAAATAAAATTAGAGAGGA from Candidatus Micrarchaeota archaeon includes:
- a CDS encoding alanyl-tRNA editing protein: MTELLYQGDAYLTSADAKVTDVIVDEDGRFGLVFDRTVFYPESGGVACDTGRVKTDVSEWIDVTEVTKSQGEVIHWTDRRIEPGTKVRMEIDWDRRYTLMRYHTAAHVIAGLFYTRTGALITGNRITVEKARFDFSLKEFDRSLIESIIDEANSYFGKDIPVTVRYLPRDEALKIPSMVKLANAFPPSIKVLRIVRIGTKDHVIDEQADGGPHVSNLREVPKVRILKMENKGKGNRRVYFSF
- a CDS encoding DUF1405 domain-containing protein, giving the protein MSALGKTIFFGLSAIGIIVGYAFYHDQLAVSNPFLWLFIPDCPLYVLLALLVVMFKIKSSWFRLIVSAGLIKYGLWTELVFLIYHDYYFAPFIIESTILLGIGHVVMILESLLFLPEHLKPVNLAVSLSWFLANDFSDYVLGTVPRIPTDHICLVGVLTVLLTFVSVGSVYFATRYNMSKNSVVARLRDFFIG
- a CDS encoding 50S ribosome-binding GTPase yields the protein MKRLTYDRIIRHLKTVLREADLLIEIVDARFPKETRNLHFERMIKRKPLLIVINKIDLADRKDIADFTEELERKRIPYAVVSCRERRGRKSLMTKIYEIIEKDKNLQKKEKVKIGVIGYPDVGKSSLINMLSGKRKTTVSSRPGTTRGKQYIRLDENILLIDSPGVFPKGERIDKLTLHSAFDVDRLDDPVPLAIELIENLLTSQQYGPRFFKLVYDVDVKPTDEPENILERITLRRGMLLKGGEPNISQMANTLLKEWQTGKMITKWKKRLKEVTR
- a CDS encoding MFS transporter, which translates into the protein MAGRTEHRKRHRTKRNIDNRNDKTDLFVKEGVGTAVTTAAGDSYLGAYALALGADDRFIGEFSAIPALISSVLQLLSSKLFHKRKLVVVGGVALSLLVWMGIVLLTAMPTQNALTLLMIYVIVYTSIKGIVAPLWASWFGDYLNRSTLGEIVGKRDAVVSTVSAVISVGAGYFLTLFDQTNVLVGFAVLFSLAALGRLMSLVYLMKIPENPVPEGFTNIKTSEPKRVQSNKRNSTRMKNSTLTQTKHKYRVRLFLIYASLLFLVVTIASPFFIIYELKILKLTYLQYGALILTSALSRYFSSKYWGNMIDKYSSKTVTLAGGIIVASHVFIYVLLPRFEWLLLASVLSGFGWSAHDVGGFSYIMSHSNKKSRAEYVAIYNFLFGITRFIGTNLGLLLIDKFETVPFLGLTGVAGVIAFSGLLRLLVAVTFIPILKDHGIKHEGRLIVAMLTEYPVRSITHLIFHHYHYSHETVKHMTK